GATGATGCCGCGGCGTTGGCGACAGCGTGCCCATCGACTCAGGTCGATGCCGATCGCCTCTACGTTCAGGACGGCGAGCTCTTCACCTCGGCCGGCGTCACGGCGGGGATTGATTTATCGTTGTACCTCTTGGCCCGGGACCACGGACCGGAAGTGGCGTTGAGCGTGGCCAAGCGGCTGGTGGTGTTCACCCAACGCTCGGGCGGGCAATCGCAGTTCAGCCCGTTCCTCACACCCCACGCCGAACCGACGTCGGCGGTGGCACTGGTGCAACTCTACGTCCTGGCCAACCTGACCGGCGACCTGACCATTGCCGATCTGGCGAACGCGGCCAACATGAGTGCCCGCAACTTTTCCCGGGTGTTCGCCAAGGAGGCGAAAATCACCCCGGCGGAATTCGTCGAGCGGGCGAGGGTGGACGCGGCGCGGGTGCTGCTTGAAAGCACCCATTCACCGCTCAAAACGGTGGCGTATCAATGCGGGTTTCGCGATGCCCAGCACATGCGCACGGTGTTCAGTCGCCGATTGGGAGTGACGCCGCAGCAGTTCAGGCTGAATTTTGCGGCGATGGTTTGAGCCATGAACAGGCGTTGTTCTTGCGGGCCTCATCGCCAGCAGGCTGGCTCCCACAATGGATCTGCGTGTACAGGATCACTGTGGGAGCCAGCCTGCTGGCAATACAAAACTATTGAGCACTTCGCGCCGGCAACAGCTTCAACGTACTGCGCGTATTGGCCGTGACTTCTTCGTTATTGAAGTGCGCCTCGTAGTAAATCCCTTCGACATACGCTTCGGCCTGGTCTTCGTAATGGCTGTCGAACGGCACGCCGCTCTGGCCGACCGGGTTGATGGTCAGGCTGTGGGCCGGGTCGGCAAAGTCCACCAGGCGCCGCGTCGATGGGCCATACGTCACCGGCCACGGCGCCGGGCCAATCTTGGCCGAGAGGTTGTTCGGCACTTCATGGGTGCCGGGCGCCGCGAACGGGCCGACGTTGAAGATTCGGTCCAGCGGCTTCTGCACGCCCAAGGGGTGATCGTGGGTCAGGGTGTGCGCCTTGCCCCACTGCCAGTGCGCGACGTCAGGGCCAAGGGTGGTCTTGAGGTGGGCGATGCTCGCTTGCCAGGCCACTTTCACTGTATCGGCGCGGGTTTCCTTGCCGAGGGTGTTGCGGTTGTCCCACCACGGCGAATCGGCCGTCGCGGCCAGGCGGGGTAGCGCAGCGTCGATCACGCGAGTCGAGAGCAGGGCCTCGAAAAAATCATTCCCCAGCTCATCGTGCATCGTCGCGTCGGCCAGGTTGAACAGGAACTGGTTGAACAGCGTGGCGCTGGTGGAATCCAGCGGGTAATCGCCTTTCCATTGCGCCAGTTGCTCGACCAGTTTCAGTTCGGCGGGATCGCTCACCCCTTCACGCAGTACCGGCAACAGCGGCGCCAACAGACGCGGGCCGTAGGCGGTGGTGGTGCCCAGTTGCAGCTTCTGGTTGGCCTCGTTGTCCCATTTCACGCTCTTGTCGCTGAGCTGATGATTGAGTTGCTGGCCGCGATCGGCGAGGTTGTAGTAACCGGGAATCTCCATGCCGGTCGGCGACACGGGCTGGAAGTTGGCCGAGACGATGTAGCCGCGCGCCGGATTTTCTTCCTGCGGGTTGGCGCTGAACGGGTAGAAACCGTCCTTGTCCGCCTGATTGGTGCTGCCGTCGAGGATGAAACCGGGCTTCACCCCGGCCGCACGTTTGGGCAGCAGCGCCGAGGCCCACCAACCGATGTCGCCCTTGGCGTTGGCGTAGACGATGTTCAATCCCGGTGCCTGAACCTTGGCCGCTGCGGCGCGGGCCTTGGCCAGGGTGTCGGCGCGGTTGAGCTGGTAGAAACCTTCGAGGATCGGGTTCGGCGTTTCAAGGAACGCCCACCACATGGACACCGGTGTCTTGCCGGCGGCGCTGCCCAGCACATCGTTGATGATCGGGCCGTGGGGCGACTGGCGCAGCTTCAGGGTGACCGGCGCCTGGCCTTTCACCGCGATCTGTTGCTCGGTGTTGACCATGTCGACCCATTTGCCGCGATACCAGACCTGGTTCGGGTTGTCCGGGTTGATCTTCTCGGCGATCAGGTCGAGGTCGTCGTTCTGGAACATCGTCAGGCTCCAGCCGAAGTCCAGGTTGTGGCCGAGAAAGGCAAACGGCACCAGCGCCTGATGATGACCGTAGAGCTCGAAGCCCGGCGCCGACAATTGCGCCTCGTACCATACCGACGGCACCGAGAAGCGAATGTGCGGGTCACCGGCCAGCAGCGGCTTGCCGCTTTTGCTGCGGTTGCCGGCAATCACCCAGGCGTTGCTGCCTTCGAACTGCGGCAGGCCGTTGTCGGCCAAGGCCTGTTCGCTCAGGCGGGCGAGGGCGTTCAGGTCTTTCCAGTCACCGGCAGCGAGGGCGGGGCCGGGTGTGCGCGTCTTGGCCAATACGCCTTTGGGCTGCCAGTCGAGTTCGAAAACACTCAGGTACTCGACGCCCAGTTGGTCGCGCACAAACGTCAGTAAAGGCTCGGTGCGAAACGCGGCGGCAAAACTGTACGCCATGTAACCGGCGACGCTGATGCTGTCTTCGGCGGTGAACGGGCGCTTGTGGATGCCCAGCACGTCGAACTCCATGGGCGCCGCGTGAGTGTCCTGATACTGGTTGATGCCATCCAGATAGGCTTCCAGCGCCTTCCATGCCGGTGACTGACGATCCAGTGCGGCCACATAACTCTCGGCGCGCTCCCGGATACGCAAGCTGCGGAACAGTTTGTCGGTGTCGATCAGTTTCGGACCGAGGATTTCGGCCAGCTCACCCCGGGCGAGGCGGCGCATGGCTTCCATCTGGAACAACCGATCCTGAGCCTGCACGTAGCCGAGGGTGCGGTAGAGGTCGGTTTCGTTTTCGGCGCGGATATGCGGCACGCCGCGCTCGTCGTAACGCACGGTCACCGAGCCCTGAAGATGCTGCAACTCCACCTGGCCCTGGCGCGTCGGCTGCTTGATGTACACGTACCCGCCGACCCCGATGACGAGCGTGACGATCAGCAATACAAGTACGGTCAGGACGCGTTTCATGGTGACTCCTTGTTCTTCGGGATTGCCGCCCGTGCGGGCTGCAAACATGTAGCACAGACCTTCTGTGCCGGGCATCGCGGTCCTGGAAAAGTCAGGATTGCCTTACTTCGCTTCCTCCGGCCAAGGACAGTAGCAACCGACCGCCAGCGTATGGGTGGCGCCCACCGCACGACCTTCGCTGAGTGCTTGCAGGATGGGCTCGATAAAGCTGTTGTTCGAATTGCAGGTCAGGCCTTCGCTGTACGGGCCGAAGTAGGCCAGTTTGCCGCTGCGGTCCCAGATCGCCACCGCCGGGCTGGCGGGGATCTGTTCGGAACCCGGGAGAACGGTGATGGTTTTCAGGCGGCTCAAGGTGCTGGGCAACTGACCGTGGCTGCCGGGTTTTTGGACCGCGTAAAACTCCACGCCCTGCGGTACGTATTGATCGACCAGTTCAGTCAGGTGTTGCTGGTTGCCGACATTGCACGGGCAGGCCGGGTCCCAGAAGTGCACCAGGCGTATGGCGCCGGGGCCGGCGAGGTCGGCGGGCAGGCGCAGCGGATCACCGGAAAATAACGCGGTGTGTGAACTGAAGGCGCGCAGGTAGCGCCCCTGAAACCAGTCATAGGCCGCCCACAAGACGCCGGCACACACGAGGGCGAGCAGGCTGGCAAGCAGTGTGGTGCGGTAGGCCGGGCGCATGGGTTTCAATCCTCGAAGGTCGGCTAGCTTGCCATGCTTGCCGCGACAGATGAATATCGCAGGCCCATAAAGTCTGTTTAACGCTCTGGAAATAGCTCATGTCTGCCACTTTCGACCCCGATCATTTGCGCGCCAGCCTGCGGCCATTGGCCGAATGGCAGCCGCTTTCGGTGGAAGCGCTGGCCTATCAGCGGTTTTACGGGCTGGATTTTCCGGGGCGAATGCTGCGCCGCGGATTGGGGCGTTTCGGGGTCGATGGCTATGAAGTGGTCAGCCAGGTCTGGTGGCCTGACCAGGCGAAGGCGACCCTGTTTATGTTCCATGGCTTCTACGATCACACCGGGCTCTACCGACATGTGATCGAGTGGGCGCTGGATCAGGGCTTCGCAGTGATTGCCTGCGACTTGCCGGGGCATGGTCTGTCCAGTGGCGAGCGGGCGAGCATCAAGGATTTCGCCGAGTATCAGCACACCCTGGAAGGGTTGCTTGCCGAGGCGCAGTCGCTTGACCTCCCACAGCCGTGGCATCTGTGCGGGCAAAGTACTGGCGGGGCGATCGTGATCGATCATGTACTTAACCACGGTGCAGACAGTCCGGCCCAGGGTCAGGTGATTCTGCTGTCACCGCTGGTTCGGCCGCGCGCCTGGGGCTGGTCGCAGCTCAGTTATTACCTGCTCAAGCCTTTCGTGAACGGCATTGCCAGGCGCTTCAGCGAGAACTCCAACGACCCTGAGTTCCTGTCGTTCCTGCAAGCCGATCCGTTGCAAGCGCTGCGACTGCCAACGGCGTGGGTCGGTGCGTTGGCGCGGTGGATCAAGCGAATCGAGGCGGCACCGAACAGTCCACGGCGACCGCTGATTGTGCAGGGGCAGTCGGACATGACGGTGGATTGGGAGCATAACCTTGAGGTGTTGAAGGCCAAGTTTGATCGGCCGCAGGTATTGATGCTGCCGGAGGCGCGGCATCATCTGGCGAATGAGACGGTTGGGTTGCGGCGGGAGTATTTCGGGTTTTTGACCAAGCGGATCAAGGGTCGGAATCTTTAGCGCAAGTGAGGGCCTCATCGCGGGCAAGTCGGTGTATCAGGCGCTAAAGATTACTGACTGAGATTCGCCGGATCCTGCCCCACCGCCAACCCCGCCCGAATGGCTGCCAGCGCTGCCTGGTAATAAGCCTTGCCCTCGGTGGACTCGGCAAACGTGGCGAACTCTTCCAGTTCTTCATCCGACAGATCGCGATACACATACAACAGCGTGTTGTTCAGATCAGCACCAATCTGTTCCATCAAACGCTGGCGCTGTCCGTTCAACACCCCTTGCGCCTGACCGCCACCGAGCAACCCCGGGATCATCGAACTCAGGCTGTCAGCCGCGACACCGGCGATCGCCAGGCTGACTTCCGCACCAGCCTCGCGAGCGGGCAGGGCCTGGGCCAGGTGGCCGATGATCAGCAGACGGCTGTCACTGGCCTGAATCTTCGGCAAACCCTTGGCGTTTTTCGCCAGTTGATCGCGACGGGTCGCCAGCAATTCGGCGGCGACGATTTTCTTGCCCAGGGGCGATTGAAAGAAGGTCAGCGCAGGTTGCGGATCGGCGAGGCTTTTGCGCAATTGAGCTTCGGCGCGCTGGTCCACGGCCTGGGAGGCGAAACGTTGATTGCTGTTGTTCACCAAGGCTTGAAACACCGCCGGTGGCAGGCTGTTCTGGTAGCGCTGCTGAGCGGCAGAGAGGGCGTCGTTAAAATGCGCGCGCTGATCTGGCCAACCGGCGACCTTGTACAACTGGTCGTGGCCGTCTGCCCAAGCGGGCAACACACAGAGCATCAGCAATGAAAAAAACAAACGGCGCATAGGGACTCCTGTCAGCAGGCGACTATTCTCCGTGCGGCTTTCGTACTTGTCGAGAATTCGTATCAGTAATCCGACAAATCCTCCGCCGCGCGGCTCTGTCGGATTTGCAGGCACAGGAATACTATGCGCGCCATGCAAATATCCTCTGATCACCCGCTGCTGTTACGTATCGTCGACGACCTGGCCGAGCGCGGCTGGTCGCAGCAGAATATTTTCCTGCCTCTGGGTCTGACCCGGAAACTGGCGGCTGAGTGCCGTAAACGTGCAGCTGAGGGCGAACTGGCCCCGGCGGCCGTGGGGCGAGGGCCGACGTCGGAGATTCGCGAGGGGATCCGCGGCGACCACATCCAGTGGATCGAGCCCGGCCAGGCGTTGGCGTGCGACAGTTACCTGAGCTTGATGGACAGCCTGCGCGAGGCGATGAATCGCGGGTTGTACCTGGGCCTGGAAGATTTCGAAAGCCATTTTGCCCTGTACCCGCCCGGTGCGTTTTACCTCAAGCATGTCGATCGTTTTCGGGATGACGACCGGCGCATGGTTTCGGCGGTGATCTACCTCAATGACGGCTGGCTGCCCGAGCACGGAGGCCAGTTGCGCATGTACCTGGAGGACGGCGTCGAACACGACGTGGTGCCCACTGGCGGATGCCTGGTGGTGTTTCTGTCAGGCGAGGTGCCTCACGAAGTCCTGCCCGCGACCCGGGATCGCCTTTCATTGACGGGCTGGTTCCGGCGCCGCGGTAACGAGCCGTTCTGATCATGCAGAAGATTCTGGTAAGCCGCTGCCTGCTGGGCCATCGCGTGCGTTACGACGGCGGGGCGAGCGGGCCGTTCGATCAGCTTCAACAGTGGCTCGATGAAGGTCGCGTGGTGCCGTTGTGCCCGGAGGTTGCCGGTGGTTTGCCAACACCCAGGGCTGCAGCGGAAATTCCGGGCGGGCAGGGCGGTGAAGTGCTGGATGGCCACGCCTCCGTCATCACTACCGAGGGTGAGGATGTCAGCGCCGAGTTTCTCTCGGGGGCTTATCAGGCGCTGGAGTTGGTGCGAAAGCACGACATCCGCATCGCCGTGCTCAAGGCCAACAGCCCGTCGTGCGGGAACTTGCTGACGTATGACGGGAGCTTCAGCGGTGTGAAGGTCAGCGGCGAGGGGGTGACGGCGGCGTTGCTCAAGCGCCATGGTGTGCAAGTCTTCAGTGAGTTGGAGCTGGCCGAAGCGTCCGCTGCATTGACCGCGCAAGACTAACCACCTACACACCCTGCAGGCTCACTCCTACAGGGTTGGTCGTCAGTCCGGGATCAGGGTTTGGGCGCCACACTCGCATCCGCCCCAAACCACTTCTGCTCCAGCGCCTCCAGTCGACCATCCGCCTTGATCCGCTTCAACGCAGCTTCCAGGCTGGCGTGAAACGCCGGGTTACCCTTCTGAAACGGAATCGCCAAATCCACAGCCGGGGCGGTTTTCGGCTTTTCTTCCGTCAGCGACTGCACCAACAGGATCGAACGCGGCTCTTCTTTCTGCGCGATCAATTGCGCATTGGTTTGAATGTAAGGCTCGGTGAAGTCGAAACGATCCTTGAGATCCGGGGTCATTGCTATGTGGTTGATGGCGATGT
This region of Pseudomonas mandelii genomic DNA includes:
- a CDS encoding transporter substrate-binding domain-containing protein → MRFLPGLICLLPLLSPLAHAELIDDVNDRGELRIALEANTPPFNFKDEGKLTGFEVELGQQLANELDVRADFVVTDSSDLLSGVETGKYDIAINHIAMTPDLKDRFDFTEPYIQTNAQLIAQKEEPRSILLVQSLTEEKPKTAPAVDLAIPFQKGNPAFHASLEAALKRIKADGRLEALEQKWFGADASVAPKP
- a CDS encoding DUF6436 domain-containing protein, with protein sequence MRPAYRTTLLASLLALVCAGVLWAAYDWFQGRYLRAFSSHTALFSGDPLRLPADLAGPGAIRLVHFWDPACPCNVGNQQHLTELVDQYVPQGVEFYAVQKPGSHGQLPSTLSRLKTITVLPGSEQIPASPAVAIWDRSGKLAYFGPYSEGLTCNSNNSFIEPILQALSEGRAVGATHTLAVGCYCPWPEEAK
- a CDS encoding phospholipase BipL; amino-acid sequence: MSATFDPDHLRASLRPLAEWQPLSVEALAYQRFYGLDFPGRMLRRGLGRFGVDGYEVVSQVWWPDQAKATLFMFHGFYDHTGLYRHVIEWALDQGFAVIACDLPGHGLSSGERASIKDFAEYQHTLEGLLAEAQSLDLPQPWHLCGQSTGGAIVIDHVLNHGADSPAQGQVILLSPLVRPRAWGWSQLSYYLLKPFVNGIARRFSENSNDPEFLSFLQADPLQALRLPTAWVGALARWIKRIEAAPNSPRRPLIVQGQSDMTVDWEHNLEVLKAKFDRPQVLMLPEARHHLANETVGLRREYFGFLTKRIKGRNL
- a CDS encoding penicillin acylase family protein, with the translated sequence MKRVLTVLVLLIVTLVIGVGGYVYIKQPTRQGQVELQHLQGSVTVRYDERGVPHIRAENETDLYRTLGYVQAQDRLFQMEAMRRLARGELAEILGPKLIDTDKLFRSLRIRERAESYVAALDRQSPAWKALEAYLDGINQYQDTHAAPMEFDVLGIHKRPFTAEDSISVAGYMAYSFAAAFRTEPLLTFVRDQLGVEYLSVFELDWQPKGVLAKTRTPGPALAAGDWKDLNALARLSEQALADNGLPQFEGSNAWVIAGNRSKSGKPLLAGDPHIRFSVPSVWYEAQLSAPGFELYGHHQALVPFAFLGHNLDFGWSLTMFQNDDLDLIAEKINPDNPNQVWYRGKWVDMVNTEQQIAVKGQAPVTLKLRQSPHGPIINDVLGSAAGKTPVSMWWAFLETPNPILEGFYQLNRADTLAKARAAAAKVQAPGLNIVYANAKGDIGWWASALLPKRAAGVKPGFILDGSTNQADKDGFYPFSANPQEENPARGYIVSANFQPVSPTGMEIPGYYNLADRGQQLNHQLSDKSVKWDNEANQKLQLGTTTAYGPRLLAPLLPVLREGVSDPAELKLVEQLAQWKGDYPLDSTSATLFNQFLFNLADATMHDELGNDFFEALLSTRVIDAALPRLAATADSPWWDNRNTLGKETRADTVKVAWQASIAHLKTTLGPDVAHWQWGKAHTLTHDHPLGVQKPLDRIFNVGPFAAPGTHEVPNNLSAKIGPAPWPVTYGPSTRRLVDFADPAHSLTINPVGQSGVPFDSHYEDQAEAYVEGIYYEAHFNNEEVTANTRSTLKLLPARSAQ
- a CDS encoding DUF523 domain-containing protein → MQKILVSRCLLGHRVRYDGGASGPFDQLQQWLDEGRVVPLCPEVAGGLPTPRAAAEIPGGQGGEVLDGHASVITTEGEDVSAEFLSGAYQALELVRKHDIRIAVLKANSPSCGNLLTYDGSFSGVKVSGEGVTAALLKRHGVQVFSELELAEASAALTAQD
- a CDS encoding DUF2059 domain-containing protein, which encodes MRRLFFSLLMLCVLPAWADGHDQLYKVAGWPDQRAHFNDALSAAQQRYQNSLPPAVFQALVNNSNQRFASQAVDQRAEAQLRKSLADPQPALTFFQSPLGKKIVAAELLATRRDQLAKNAKGLPKIQASDSRLLIIGHLAQALPAREAGAEVSLAIAGVAADSLSSMIPGLLGGGQAQGVLNGQRQRLMEQIGADLNNTLLYVYRDLSDEELEEFATFAESTEGKAYYQAALAAIRAGLAVGQDPANLSQ
- a CDS encoding GlxA family transcriptional regulator, with product MSKTVAIVVFAGVQSLDVTGPMDVFCEANRFLEPHDHYRLEVIGVEHGMMACSNGLSLNAHRHFSEALEAYDLLLVAGGPQLPFLDFGAAFDGWLRDACARAQRFGSICNGAFMLARAGLLEGRTVTTHWDDAAALATACPSTQVDADRLYVQDGELFTSAGVTAGIDLSLYLLARDHGPEVALSVAKRLVVFTQRSGGQSQFSPFLTPHAEPTSAVALVQLYVLANLTGDLTIADLANAANMSARNFSRVFAKEAKITPAEFVERARVDAARVLLESTHSPLKTVAYQCGFRDAQHMRTVFSRRLGVTPQQFRLNFAAMV
- a CDS encoding 2OG-Fe(II) oxygenase; translated protein: MRAMQISSDHPLLLRIVDDLAERGWSQQNIFLPLGLTRKLAAECRKRAAEGELAPAAVGRGPTSEIREGIRGDHIQWIEPGQALACDSYLSLMDSLREAMNRGLYLGLEDFESHFALYPPGAFYLKHVDRFRDDDRRMVSAVIYLNDGWLPEHGGQLRMYLEDGVEHDVVPTGGCLVVFLSGEVPHEVLPATRDRLSLTGWFRRRGNEPF